A region of Streptomyces deccanensis DNA encodes the following proteins:
- a CDS encoding PPOX class F420-dependent oxidoreductase — MADETTLDALGAGKYLLVTTYRKNGTTVPTPVWVVRDGDALGIWTVADSWKVKRIRNRADVLVGPCDVRGNPTGSSVPAHAEILDAAGSAAYRRLIARKYSVLGRLTLLGSRLRRGADGTIGIRITLTES, encoded by the coding sequence ATGGCCGACGAAACCACGCTCGACGCCCTCGGCGCGGGCAAGTACCTGCTGGTGACCACCTATCGCAAGAACGGCACCACCGTGCCGACCCCGGTGTGGGTCGTGCGGGACGGGGACGCGCTCGGCATCTGGACCGTCGCCGACTCCTGGAAGGTCAAGCGGATCCGCAACCGCGCCGACGTCCTCGTCGGTCCGTGCGACGTGCGCGGCAACCCCACCGGCTCCTCCGTCCCCGCCCACGCGGAGATCCTCGACGCGGCCGGCTCCGCCGCCTACCGCCGGCTCATCGCCCGCAAGTACAGCGTCCTCGGCCGCCTCACCCTCCTCGGCAGCCGACTGCGCCGGGGCGCCGACGGCACGATCGGCATCCGCATCACCCTCACCGAGAGCTGA
- a CDS encoding response regulator, producing MNDRSPIRVLIADDQDMVRTGFRFFLDAQPDITVVAEAADGETAVRLARELRPDVCLLDIRMPRLDGLEATRLLAGPGVADPLRVVVVTTFDLDEYVYGALRGGACGFLLKDSGPTLLAEAVRAAAVGDSLVSPSVTVRLLKHVTAEGGKEAPPAPEVPRPQEALTDRELDVVRLVALGHTNAEIAASMFVSLSTVKTHLGSIQLKLAARNRVEIAAWAWRTGHAGDGA from the coding sequence ATGAACGACCGCAGCCCGATCCGGGTCCTGATCGCCGACGACCAGGACATGGTCCGCACCGGCTTCCGCTTCTTCCTCGACGCGCAGCCCGACATCACCGTGGTGGCCGAGGCCGCCGACGGCGAGACGGCCGTGCGACTCGCCCGTGAACTGCGGCCGGACGTATGCCTGCTGGACATCCGGATGCCGAGGCTGGACGGGCTGGAGGCGACCCGGCTGCTCGCCGGTCCGGGGGTGGCCGATCCGCTGCGGGTGGTCGTGGTGACCACGTTCGACCTCGACGAGTACGTCTACGGGGCGTTGCGCGGCGGTGCCTGCGGTTTCCTGCTGAAGGACTCGGGGCCGACCCTGCTGGCCGAGGCCGTACGGGCGGCGGCGGTGGGCGACTCGCTGGTGTCGCCGTCAGTGACGGTCCGGCTGCTCAAGCACGTGACGGCGGAGGGCGGGAAGGAGGCCCCGCCCGCCCCCGAAGTCCCGCGCCCCCAGGAGGCGTTGACCGACCGGGAGCTCGACGTCGTCCGGCTGGTCGCGCTGGGGCACACCAACGCGGAGATCGCCGCCTCGATGTTCGTGTCCCTCTCCACGGTCAAGACCCACCTCGGCAGCATCCAGCTCAAGCTCGCCGCCCGGAACCGGGTGGAGATCGCGGCGTGGGCGTGGCGCACGGGGCACGCGGGCGACGGGGCGTGA
- a CDS encoding FtsX-like permease family protein, protein MRSPVLPLTWHLARSSGRRGLQSHLLSAAAAAAGALVLLTLLAAYLGSGVRADRTAWRTPDAVAAKRATAVQTLGTTYVNHRPVTVVSLAQLPNRAATPAPPGLDRFPAPGRTYLSPALAELMRELPATRLADRFPTTAGYGTIGAAGLASPEELVAVVGRTSTDPAITQAAEGSGLDLLAARARVDGFDGGRPSLFTSFDQQAALLGGALLVVPVIVLASAAGRLGAARREERLAALRLAGATPRQILAMTGAESAAVGLAGGFLGAVGYTLLVPVLARVPYGIGPWYAGQLWVGVPVLLAVVAAVAALTSVSAVTTLRGVARSPLGVAQQSDPRRTRLIRLVLFVAVGLYVVGTASGGMSTGQTIALIVLVYGAFWTLGPWVVDMLGRLLSRFARRPATLLAARRLSDDPRGAWRTVSGLVLAGLVAGFFSVGQVGLVGYDYRGQVAVRAAHGDVDELAVRARELLTEAGVKARVETVDADTYDGILIGEEGVVAHVRGGQEQVDTASTALSSLSPGNLPLTQDYVNAEGGTTTRLIGEMGLAVLALGFLVAAASAGLTAAATVLDRRRVYALLRLAGTPLKVLDRARIRETALPLVVLAGGTTATGIYGGIRVNEAFHLEPDASGALRLALCVALGTATMFAALAGSRPLLRKVTAERAQEAD, encoded by the coding sequence ATGCGCTCCCCCGTCCTGCCCCTGACCTGGCACCTGGCCCGTTCCTCCGGGAGGCGCGGCCTGCAGAGCCACCTCCTGTCCGCCGCCGCGGCGGCCGCCGGCGCCCTCGTCCTGCTGACGCTCCTCGCCGCCTACCTGGGCTCCGGCGTCCGGGCCGACCGCACGGCGTGGCGCACCCCCGACGCCGTGGCGGCGAAGCGGGCGACCGCCGTGCAGACGCTGGGGACGACGTACGTGAACCACCGCCCGGTCACCGTCGTCTCCCTGGCCCAGCTGCCGAACCGGGCCGCGACCCCCGCCCCGCCCGGCCTGGACCGCTTCCCCGCACCGGGGCGCACCTATCTGTCCCCGGCCCTGGCGGAGCTGATGCGCGAACTGCCGGCGACGCGTCTCGCCGACCGCTTCCCGACCACCGCCGGCTACGGCACGATCGGCGCGGCCGGCCTCGCCTCCCCCGAGGAACTCGTGGCCGTCGTCGGCCGCACCTCCACCGACCCCGCGATCACCCAGGCCGCCGAGGGCAGCGGCCTGGACCTCCTCGCCGCCCGCGCCCGCGTGGACGGTTTCGACGGCGGCAGGCCGAGCCTGTTCACCTCGTTCGACCAGCAGGCCGCGCTGCTCGGCGGCGCGCTCCTCGTCGTCCCGGTGATCGTGCTGGCCTCGGCCGCCGGCCGCCTCGGTGCCGCGCGCCGTGAGGAGCGGCTCGCCGCCCTGCGGCTGGCCGGAGCGACACCCCGGCAGATCCTGGCGATGACGGGTGCGGAGTCGGCGGCGGTGGGCCTGGCCGGCGGTTTCCTCGGCGCGGTCGGGTACACCCTGCTGGTGCCGGTCCTCGCGCGGGTGCCGTACGGCATCGGCCCCTGGTACGCGGGCCAGTTGTGGGTCGGGGTGCCCGTGCTGCTCGCGGTGGTGGCGGCCGTGGCCGCGCTCACCTCCGTCAGCGCGGTGACGACGCTGCGCGGGGTGGCGCGTTCCCCGCTGGGCGTGGCCCAGCAGTCCGATCCGCGCCGGACGAGACTGATCCGGCTGGTGCTGTTCGTCGCCGTCGGGCTGTACGTGGTGGGCACCGCGAGCGGCGGGATGAGCACGGGTCAGACGATCGCGCTGATCGTCCTGGTGTACGGGGCGTTCTGGACCCTCGGCCCCTGGGTGGTCGACATGCTGGGCAGGCTGCTGAGCCGCTTCGCGCGCCGTCCGGCGACGCTGCTGGCCGCGCGTCGGCTCAGCGACGACCCCCGCGGCGCCTGGCGCACGGTCAGCGGTCTGGTTCTCGCGGGGCTGGTCGCCGGGTTCTTCTCCGTCGGGCAGGTCGGCCTCGTGGGCTACGACTACCGGGGCCAGGTCGCCGTCCGCGCGGCACACGGGGATGTGGACGAACTCGCCGTAAGGGCAAGGGAGTTGCTCACCGAAGCAGGGGTGAAGGCGCGGGTGGAGACGGTCGACGCCGACACGTACGACGGGATCCTGATCGGCGAGGAGGGCGTCGTCGCCCATGTGCGCGGCGGTCAGGAGCAGGTGGACACCGCGTCGACCGCGCTGTCCTCCCTCTCGCCCGGGAACCTGCCGTTGACCCAGGACTACGTCAACGCCGAGGGCGGGACGACGACCCGGCTCATCGGCGAGATGGGGCTCGCGGTGCTGGCCCTGGGCTTCCTCGTCGCCGCCGCCTCCGCCGGACTGACCGCGGCGGCCACGGTCCTGGACCGGCGCCGGGTGTACGCGCTGCTGCGGCTGGCCGGTACGCCGCTGAAGGTGCTGGACCGGGCGCGGATCCGGGAGACCGCGCTGCCGCTGGTGGTCCTCGCCGGGGGTACGACGGCGACCGGGATCTACGGCGGGATCAGGGTGAACGAGGCGTTCCACCTGGAGCCGGACGCGTCGGGGGCCCTGCGTCTCGCCCTCTGTGTCGCCCTCGGGACGGCCACCATGTTCGCGGCGCTCGCCGGGAGCCGGCCGCTGCTGCGGAAGGTGACGGCGGAGCGGGCCCAGGAAGCCGACTGA